From one Triticum aestivum cultivar Chinese Spring chromosome 4B, IWGSC CS RefSeq v2.1, whole genome shotgun sequence genomic stretch:
- the LOC123090322 gene encoding uncharacterized protein → MASLKQATAEATGHRHFPASPLGLHLNQYGRHQLKLAVDRSCNRVLFADAGSDFVDVLLSFLTLPLSALQCCASGAPSPGCLSNLCDSVERNSRKLKVEACHGMLLTPAHTDEFRWCKSTHIPPGGARLGSSSHSSCKCWLIMARVLHVFEQVGRIGTSTDFVDDKQRFVISDDMRIKPASTSSMQSLPQAFGSDGTVHNFEVVEQLVGWEQVLSMLKASPSSNTVLTDAFLANGTDDMAARATVKVKPSINHKILPSDQDAAGLFSQESKIKVFFDTREKKVMYAECNHEFIDLLLGFLTYPISCVIKTTGPGACHLGRWSDNLYGSVTDLLNAKCFTRCLAPMMLLDPSAMPFIALSNMTCHAALNCGCPKDDILPYCFRRELVESGRYVVDDDLLVHQGSAMSVMKHWCGRNKVMVLEMDITIGKPEALALLRAMLTSKALHKTTLVLTDVFIDRLEEHFSQKKIQIFAKTAKGKTITVEVARADTIATVKSRIKDKVSIPAGCRHELVYGSRYLKESCTVAECNLVRECTVTCEFYKK, encoded by the exons atggccagccttaaacAAGCCACAGCAGAGGCCACCGGGCACCGGCATTTCCCTGCCTCGCCCCTTGGACTCCACCTGAACCAGTATGGCCGCCATCAACTCAAGCTCGCCGTGGACAGATCCTGCAACCGTGTGTTGTTCGCCGACGCCGGCTCCGACTTTGTCGACGTACTCCTCTCCTTCCTCACTCTGCCGCTCTCCGCCCTCCAGTGCTGCGCCTCAGGAGCGCCATCGCCGGGTTGCCTCTCCAACCTCTGCGACAGCGTCGAGCGTAACAGTAGGAAGCTGAAGGTTGAGGCCTGCCATGGCATGCTTCTCACGCCTGCTCACACCGATGAGTTCCG GTGGTGCAAGTCCACTCACATCCCTCCCGGAGGGGCCAGGCTCGGCTCGTCATCTCACAGTTCCTGCAAGTGTTGGCTAATCATGGCTAGAGTTTTGCATGTCTTCGAGCAAGTGGGCAGGATAGGCACGAGTACAGACTTTGTAGATGACAAACAACGGTTTGTGATCAGTGATGACATGAGAATCAAGCCAGCATCCACCAGCAGCATGCAGTCCCTGCCGCAGGCGTTTGGTTCTGATGGGACCGTCCATAACTTTGAGGTGGTCGAACAGTTGGTTGGGTGGGAGCAG GTTTTGTCCATGCTGAAGGCCTCTCCTTCATCAAATACAGTACTCACTGATGCATTTCTTGCAAATGGAACCGATGATATGGCTGCCCGTGCTACCGTGAAAGTGAAGCCGAGTATCAATCACAAAATTCTACCGTCCGATCAGGATGCTGCAGGTCTCTTTTCACAAGAAAGTAAGATCAAGGTCTTCTTCGACACCCGTGAGAAGAAGGTCATGTATGCGGAATGCAACCATGAGTTCATCGACCTGCTCCTTGGATTCTTGACTTACCCTATCAGCTGTGTGATCAAAACCACGGGGCCTGGCGCTTGCCATCTTGGAAGGTGGTCCGACAATCTCTATGGAAGCGTCACCGATCTCCTCAATGCTAAGTGCTTCACGAGATGCCTCGCCCCTATGATGTTACTGGATCCAAGCGCTATGCCGTTTATCGCTTTGAGCAACATGACGTGCCATGCGGCCCTTAACTGCGGCTGCCCCAAGGATGATATATTACCGTACTGCTTCCGTCGTGAGCTTGTTGAGAGCGGGAGGTATGTAGTGGATGATGATCTACTTGTACATCAGGGCTCTGCCATGTCTGTGATGAAGCATTGGTGTGGGAGAAACAAGGTTATGGTACTGGAAATGGACATTACCATCGGGAAGCCGGAG GCCCTTGCGCTGCTGAGAGCGATGCTTACCTCGAAGGCG CTACACAAAACCACACTCGTGCTCACCGACGTATTCATCGACAGGCTGGAGGAACATTTCTCCCAGAAGAAGATACAGATATTCGCTAAGACCGCCAAGGGTAAGACCATAACCGTGGAGGTTGCGAGAGCCGACACCATTGCCACTGTCAAGAGCAGGATCAAGGATAAGGTATCCATTCCAGCAGGATGTCGTCATGAGTTGGTCTACGGTAGCAGATATCTGAAAGAGTCGTGCACCGTTGCCGAATGCAACCTCGTCAGAGAATGTACCGTCACCTGCGAATTCTACAAGAAGTGA